One Ananas comosus cultivar F153 linkage group 23, ASM154086v1, whole genome shotgun sequence genomic window carries:
- the LOC109728299 gene encoding probable N-acetyltransferase HLS1 isoform X2, whose translation MELNYGSSMEMSVVVREYDGERDLEEVEKLERNCEIGSRRGFSIITNMMGDPLCRVRLFPLHVMLVAEFVGVGEIVGVVRGCMKCVGTGLGAGNVWIGCILGLRVSPKHRRMGIGLKLMKSIEAWAVRNGAEYILLATDENNVASINLFSLKCHYVKLSSLAIFVQLTDTHPKIHAPSNDVAIEKLSIEQAILLYKDRLANEKFFPLDIDNILNEELSLGTWVSYYKGERWSGLHCKGKDGEFLNNTPSSWAVVSMWKTYDSYKFQVKATPLFRCIHASLKQIGPNFLHCLRIPLACKLPLKLFGFLFLYGLHGEGDNVRELLNSLWCFAFNMVRDVRDCKAIVSEVSLNDPLYAHMPWVSSTSCINDIWFFKRVGTSKGVMKGEENWVEMNPRVHCFVDPRDF comes from the exons ATGGAGCTCAACTATGGTAGTAGCATGGAGATGAGTGTGGTTGTGAGGGAATATGATGGAGAGAGGGATTTGGAAGAGGTGGAGAAGCTTGAGAGGAACTGTGAGATTGGGTCCAGGAGAGGCTTTTCCATCATCACCAACATGATGGGTGACCCCCTTTGTAGGGTTAGGCTTTTCCCTCTCCATGTTATGTTG GTTGCTGAGTTTGTGGGTGTTGGGGAGATAGTTGGAGTTGTTAGAGGTTGCATGAAGTGTGTGGGGACTGGTCTTGGTGCAGGGAATGTGTGGATAGGTTGCATCCTTGGCCTTAGGGTCTCCCCTAAGCATAG GCGGATGGGGATCGGATTAAAGCTTATGAAATCTATCGAAGCATGGGCCGTACGAAATGGCGCGGAGTACATTCTCCTAGCGACCGACGAGAACAACGTCGCCTCGATaaatctcttctctctcaagTGCCATTATGTCAAGTTGAGCTCATTGGCGATATTCGTACAACTGACCGACACGCACCCAAAGATTCATGCCCCATCTAATGACGTAGCGATCGAGAAGTTAAGCATCGAGCAAGCTATACTACTTTACAAAGATCGACTCGCGAATGAGAAGTTCTTTCCTTTAGATATAGATAACATTCTCAATGAAGAGCTAAGCCTAGGCACTTGGGTCTCATATTACAAAGGGGAAAGGTGGAGTGGTTTGCATTGCAAAGGAAAGGATGGAGAGTTCCTAAACAACACACCAAGTTCTTGGGCTGTTGTTAGCATGTGGAAAACCTATGACTCATACAAGTTCCAAGTTAAAGCCACACCTCTATTTAGGTGCATTCATGCTTCTCTTAAACAAATAGGACCCAACTTTCTCCATTGCTTGAGGATTCCCTTGGCATGCAAATTGCCACTCAAGCTATTTGGGTTCCTCTTCCTCTATGGGCTTCATGGTGAAGGGGATAATGTAAGGGAACTCTTAAACTCCTTGTGGTGTTTTGCATTTAATATGGTTAGGGATGTGAGGGATTGCAAAGCAATTGTGAGTGAGGTGAGCTTAAATGACCCTTTGTATGCTCACATGCCTTGGGTTTCCTCCACCTCATGCATCAATGATATTTGGTTCTTCAAAAGAGTGGGTACAAGTAAAGGAGTGATGAAGGGTGAGGAGAATTGGGTTGAGATGAACCCTAGGGTGCATTGTTTTGTTGATCCAAGAGATTTTTAG
- the LOC109728269 gene encoding bZIP transcription factor 53-like, protein MSSEEDRQVVVDQRKQKRMLSNRESARRSRMRKQQRLDELVNQAARLKNENTQILMQINMITEQYMKVESENAVLRTQLRELTERLKSVNSVLMFMEEFSGLEMDIPEMPDPMLQPWKLPYPVQPITASANTLQYNY, encoded by the coding sequence ATGTCGTCGGAGGAAGACCGGCAGGTCGTTGTCGATCAGAGGAAGCAGAAGAGGATGCTCTCGAATAGAGAGTCCGCGAGGAGGTCGCGGATGAGGAAGCAGCAGCGGCTCGACGAGCTGGTGAACCAGGCCGCACGCCTCAAGAACGAGAACACGCAGATCTTGATGCAGATCAATATGATCACCGAGCAGTACATGAAGGTCGAGTCGGAGAACGCCGTGTTGAGGACCCAGCTTAGGGAATTGACCGAGAGGCTGAAGTCGGTGAATTCGGTTCTTATGTTCATGGAAGAGTTCAGTGGGCTGGAAATGGACATCCCGGAGATGCCCGACCCGATGCTTCAGCCGTGGAAGCTTCCTTACCCAGTCCAGCCGATTACGGCTTCTGCGAACACGTTGCAGTACAACTACTGA
- the LOC109728299 gene encoding probable N-acetyltransferase HLS1 isoform X1 has product MELNYGSSMEMSVVVREYDGERDLEEVEKLERNCEIGSRRGFSIITNMMGDPLCRVRLFPLHVMLVGVGVAEFVGVGEIVGVVRGCMKCVGTGLGAGNVWIGCILGLRVSPKHRRMGIGLKLMKSIEAWAVRNGAEYILLATDENNVASINLFSLKCHYVKLSSLAIFVQLTDTHPKIHAPSNDVAIEKLSIEQAILLYKDRLANEKFFPLDIDNILNEELSLGTWVSYYKGERWSGLHCKGKDGEFLNNTPSSWAVVSMWKTYDSYKFQVKATPLFRCIHASLKQIGPNFLHCLRIPLACKLPLKLFGFLFLYGLHGEGDNVRELLNSLWCFAFNMVRDVRDCKAIVSEVSLNDPLYAHMPWVSSTSCINDIWFFKRVGTSKGVMKGEENWVEMNPRVHCFVDPRDF; this is encoded by the exons ATGGAGCTCAACTATGGTAGTAGCATGGAGATGAGTGTGGTTGTGAGGGAATATGATGGAGAGAGGGATTTGGAAGAGGTGGAGAAGCTTGAGAGGAACTGTGAGATTGGGTCCAGGAGAGGCTTTTCCATCATCACCAACATGATGGGTGACCCCCTTTGTAGGGTTAGGCTTTTCCCTCTCCATGTTATGTTGGTAGGTGTGGGG GTTGCTGAGTTTGTGGGTGTTGGGGAGATAGTTGGAGTTGTTAGAGGTTGCATGAAGTGTGTGGGGACTGGTCTTGGTGCAGGGAATGTGTGGATAGGTTGCATCCTTGGCCTTAGGGTCTCCCCTAAGCATAG GCGGATGGGGATCGGATTAAAGCTTATGAAATCTATCGAAGCATGGGCCGTACGAAATGGCGCGGAGTACATTCTCCTAGCGACCGACGAGAACAACGTCGCCTCGATaaatctcttctctctcaagTGCCATTATGTCAAGTTGAGCTCATTGGCGATATTCGTACAACTGACCGACACGCACCCAAAGATTCATGCCCCATCTAATGACGTAGCGATCGAGAAGTTAAGCATCGAGCAAGCTATACTACTTTACAAAGATCGACTCGCGAATGAGAAGTTCTTTCCTTTAGATATAGATAACATTCTCAATGAAGAGCTAAGCCTAGGCACTTGGGTCTCATATTACAAAGGGGAAAGGTGGAGTGGTTTGCATTGCAAAGGAAAGGATGGAGAGTTCCTAAACAACACACCAAGTTCTTGGGCTGTTGTTAGCATGTGGAAAACCTATGACTCATACAAGTTCCAAGTTAAAGCCACACCTCTATTTAGGTGCATTCATGCTTCTCTTAAACAAATAGGACCCAACTTTCTCCATTGCTTGAGGATTCCCTTGGCATGCAAATTGCCACTCAAGCTATTTGGGTTCCTCTTCCTCTATGGGCTTCATGGTGAAGGGGATAATGTAAGGGAACTCTTAAACTCCTTGTGGTGTTTTGCATTTAATATGGTTAGGGATGTGAGGGATTGCAAAGCAATTGTGAGTGAGGTGAGCTTAAATGACCCTTTGTATGCTCACATGCCTTGGGTTTCCTCCACCTCATGCATCAATGATATTTGGTTCTTCAAAAGAGTGGGTACAAGTAAAGGAGTGATGAAGGGTGAGGAGAATTGGGTTGAGATGAACCCTAGGGTGCATTGTTTTGTTGATCCAAGAGATTTTTAG
- the LOC109727803 gene encoding universal stress protein PHOS34-like, translating to MQLWEATGSPFIPLSEFSDPGIAKKYGVKPDAETLDILNTLARQKEVVVVMKIYWGDAREKICEAINNIPLSCIVMGSRGLGKIKRVLLGSVSDYVVNNAPCPVTVVKGTDREA from the exons ATGCAGCTCTGGGAGGCCACCGGATCTC CATTCATCCCTCTCTCTGAGTTCTCTGACCCTGGTATTGCGAAGAAGTATGGAGTGAAGCCCGATGCTGAAACACTGGATATTCTTAACACTCTAGCCAGGCAAAAGGAG GTGGTGGTGGTTATGAAAATCTACTGGGGAGATGCCCGTGAAAAGATTTGCGAAGCTATCAATAACATTCCCCTGAGCTGCATTGTTATGGGAAGCAGAGGGCTCGGCAAGATAAAGAG GGTTTTGTTGGGCAGCGTAAGTGATTATGTGGTGAACAATGCTCCATGTCCGGTCACTGTTGTAAAGGGCACCGATCGCGAAGCCTAA